AGAATTGCACGATAGTGTTGCCTATGTAGATTCAACATATGAAATGTGGGGAGAATTGCAGGAACGTTTCTCTCAAGGAAATGTTCCACGTATTCATGAATTGAAAAGAGAGATTTGTTTAGCACAACAGAAGGATCTTACTATAGCAGTCTACTACACCAAATTAAAAGGTCTGTGGGATGAATTGTCAGCCTACTCTACTGTCTCTACATGCTCATGTGGTGCTGGAAAAGAAATCTGGGCAGAGAGGGAAACAGAAAAGGTGCATCAGTTTCTCATGGGATTGAATGACCAATATGGAATCATTGGGTCCCAAATACTAAACATGGAAC
This genomic interval from Populus alba chromosome 1, ASM523922v2, whole genome shotgun sequence contains the following:
- the LOC118055391 gene encoding uncharacterized protein; this encodes MNALRAKNKLSFVDGSLLKPEEDNKEIQVWEKCNSMVISWIFNALASELHDSVAYVDSTYEMWGELQERFSQGNVPRIHELKREICLAQQKDLTIAVYYTKLKGLWDELSAYSTVSTCSCGAGKEIWAERETEKVHQFLMGLNDQYGIIGSQILNMEPFPSINKAYAFVTKEEKQLAIALIGRDQPTEAATFTVKPFRQMF